The genomic stretch CCACACCTTCGGCCCCCTTGCCCTGACGAACAAGAAGTACAGTCTCGGCGTCAAGGTGCTCACGGCTCACTCGACCCCCCGCCTCAACACCGGGAACGTCGCCTTCTCCGAGACGGTCAACCATTTCTACCCGAATATTTACGGGAGTTTCGACCATATCATCACCATCTCGCCCCTCTGTGACCGGGAGGTTCACGAGATCGCCCCGGACGTCGAGACCACCCTCATCCCGAACGGCGTGAACCGGGAGAAGTTCCAGCCGAACCCGGAGAAGCGGGCGGCATTCAGGGAGAAGTACGGTATCGGGGAGGACGAGTGGGTGGTGCTCACCGTCGCCCAGCAGACGCCGCGGAAAGGCATCTACGACTTTCTCGACCTCTCGCACAAACATCCGGACACCCGTTTCGTCTGGGTCGGCGGGTTCCCCTACGGGCGGCTCTCCCAGGACTACAGCATGATCGAGGAGCAGAAAAGCCGTTCCGGGAAGAACGTCCTCTTCACGGGTTTTGTCGACGACATCACCGCCGCCTACTGCAGCGCCGATCTCTTCTTCATCCCCTCCTTCGCAGAGGGGCTCCCGATGGTCGCCCTGGAGGCGTTCGCGACCGGCCTGCCGGTCGTCGCCCGGAGGATCCCTGAGTTCACCGGGAATTTCAGGGATACCGCCCTGTACTTCGACGACATCGAGGAGGCCGGGGTGCTGCTCGAGGACCGGGGTCTGCTCGGGCGGCATGCGGCGCTCTCCCGGCCGTTCACGGAGGAGTTCGATATCAGGACGATTGCGAACCGCCACATCGACCTGTACCAGAAACTGGCCGGGTAGTGCCGGGTTCACCCTGAGGGGCAGTGTATGCGCCCATCGGGCCGTCGCGGCGCTTCCCGGCGGCCGATCCTCTTCTCCGGTTATGGTGGCAGGGAGATGCGGCATCACGCTTATAGCAGCACGGCATCAACAACTATACCGGGAGTTGATCGAGGGATGATCTCCGTAGTCGTGCCGACTTACAACGAAGAGCAGAACATCGAGCGCTGCCTTGCGTCGCTCGCAGACCAGACGGTGCCGCGGGATACCTACGAGATCATCGTCGTCGACGGAGACTCGAAGGACAGGACCCGGGAACTGGCCGAACCCCTCGCGGATCAGGTCTTCATCCAGACGAGCAAGCGGGTGGGCGGAGCCCGGAACGACGGAGCGATGGCGGCGAAGGGCGATATCGTCGCCACGACGGATGCCGACTGCATCCTCCCCCGGGACTGGGTGGAGCGGATCGGGAGGAACTTCGCGGAGCGGGATATCGTGCAGCTCTACGGCACGGTCTACCCGATCGAGGACAGTTTCAGGAACCGGCTCTCTCTTCTCGGTGCAAACACCTTCTCGCGCCTGGGCTACCACACCCGGACGATCTACTTCACGCTCGGGTGCAACACGGCCTTCGACCGGGAGGTGTTCGTCCGGGCGGGGATGTACCGCTGCATCGATGCCGGGGACGATCTCGAGATCGCGCAACGGATGCGCAAACTCGGGAAGGTCTACCTGGACCCCCGCCTGAAGGTCGGGTTCTCGATGCGGCGCTACCAGCAGTTCGGGACGCTCAAGTCGCTCTGGGAATGGTTCTACATCGTTCTTCGCGGCGGCGAGGCCGGCGGCGCCACCTACTCGCAACGGGAGTACAAGTAGCGCTATGAAGGAGGCTGCCCCCGTCCCGGAAGCCTATGCCGATGTGGTGCGCCGGTCCGACGCCTGCCCATTTGCACGCCGCCTCGGGATGAGGGTGACGGCGATCGAGGGCGATCGCGTCCGGGTCTCCATGCCGACCGCGGGGATGGAGAACGGTCACGGCACGACTCACGGCGGGGCGATCTTCGCCCTCGCGGACCAAGCCTTCGGTATCGCCGGGAACCTGAGCGGGGAGGACCAGATAGGGCTCTCGGCGTATATCCAGTACCTCTCCGTGCCTGCAGGAGCGACGCTCGAAGCGGTCGCCCGCAAGGTCTCTGAGACGGAGAAGACGTCGCTCTATGCCGTCGAGGTCTACTCGGGCGACCGGATGGTCGCCTCGTTCGAGGGCGTGGGGTTCAAGATCGGGGTTCCGGCGCAGAAAGAGTGAAGGGGGGTTGGTGCCGATTTAGCGGTGCCTGCCCTGCATCCGGCCATGAGCCTATTTTTCTAAACAGTGGCATGAGCGTAAGCCCGATACCGTGGACATGGGGCTGCGCACCTCGAAGCCTCAACGCTTTTCGTGCTCCGATCCTGTCGCGCAACGAACCACGGATTTCGTGGGGATATCGCCATTGGGGGTGGGGCCGACGGGGAGGGGGGAGCATCCCCCCTCCCCTGTCTCTACCTCGTAAGGCTAACCTGTAACCCCCACCCCGCCCGGCCTTCGGCCTCCTCCCCCGCCCCTGGGGGCGGGGGCAGTCATGGCGATAGCCACTGGAAAGCCGTGTACGGACTTTACGAAGTTAAATGCCACATAGTAGCGCTGCGAGTTAAAACCCGGGCCTCCTGGCAGTCAGAAGAAATCCCCTACCACACCGTCTGGCACTGCCCGCCCCCGCGCTTCGCGAAGTACTGCTGGTGGTACTCCTCGGCCCGCCAGAACGTCCCCGCGGGCTCGATCGCGGTGACGATGGGGCGGCGGAACCTTTCCGAGCGTTCCATCTCCTCCTTCGACGCCCGGGCCTCCGCTTCCTGCTCGGGGGTGTGGTAAAAGATCACCGACCGGTACTGCGTCCCGATATCGGGCCCCTGCCGGTTCGGGGTGGTCGGATCGTGGGCGTCCCAGAACGTGTCGAGGAGCATCCGGTACGAGACCTTCTCCGGGTCGTAGGTCACCTGCACGACCTCGGCGTGCCCGGTTCTGCCGGTGCAGACCTCGGGGTAGGTCGGGTTCTCGGCGGTGCCGCCCATGAATCCCACCGCGGTATCCACGACGCCCGGGACGCGCCGGAACGCCTCCTCGACGCCCCAGAAACACCCCGCGCCGAAGGTGGCAAGTTCGAGGTTCTTCTCCGGTGTCATGACGGTTCCGTTTTTTGGCGGGTCTGTGGAAAAAGGTATCGACCCCTCCGGGCATACCCTTATCTGGGGTAGAGGGTACGTATTCTCATGGTCGTTGAATCAGACGCCGTAGAGATAGTCGCCCGGCTGATGGCGCTCTCTGCCCGCACCGCCCCGAAGGCCCGGGGCAGCGACGTCATCAAGACGATGATCGTCACGGGCAGGGAGAAGGAGCAGCTCGCCGGGGCGATGCGGGAGTACGGCGAGAAGCACGACGCGGGTTTCTTCATCAGGGACGCGGGGAACGTCGCGGCAAGCGACGCCTGTCTCCTCATCGGCTCGCTCTTCGCCGACGCCGTGGGCCTCGACTGCGGCGGGTGCGGCTACGCTACATGCGCGGAGATGCTCGACGCCCAGCGCGGGACAACCCCGCCGGCCACCCCGTTCCGGGGGCCGAACTGCATCGTCCGAATGGCGGATCTCGGGATCGCCGTCGGTTCCGCGGCGAAGACCGCGAGCATCCACAACGTCGACAACCGGGTCATGTATACCGTCGGCGTCGGGGCGCTCTCGCTCGGGTGGCTGGACGGCTGCGGGGTAGCCTACGGTATCCCGCTCCGGGCATCGGGAAAGGATATCTTCTTTGACCGTACACGCTAACCGGGTTATCAGCATGCCTGTTATGAAGATCCGGGGCGGGGATCTCGACCTCGTCGAGTACGAGTTCACCTCCTTCTCCCCCGGCGAGAATATCCGGCCGTGCGGCCTCAAAAAGGACTACCCGCTCGCGCCGGTCTCCGGCACCGTCGTCGCCCGCGCTCCGGCGAGGATCCACCTCACCGTGCTTGACATGAACCGGTTCTCCCCCGACCGCCCCGGGGGAGGCGGGATCGGGTTCGCCATCGGGGTCTACTGCACCGCCGAGGTCGAGTGCACGCCTTCAGGGCTCGAGATCGACTACACCCGCGAACCGATCCTCCGGCACTTCGCGGAGGCGTTCCGGCAGGTCGTCGGGTATACGGGCGGCTTTAAGATCCGTGCCCGCGACCACCAGTACGAGCACGTCGGGCTCGGGTCGACGAGCACCATCCTGATCGCGGCTGCGAACGCCCTCAACGCCGCCGTGGGCTCGCCGCTGACGAGCGACCAGCTCCGCCTCCTCCTCGGCTGCAACTTCGTCGAGGAGACGGTGGCCGGGAACGTCGCGTTCGGGTTCGAGACCGGCGTCGGCCCCGCGGCGAGCAGCCACGGCGGCATGGTGGTGATGGGCGACGACCTGGCGCTCATCTACCGGCACGCCTTCGCCGAGGGTAAAAACGTCTACATCGCCATCCCGTCCTCCGATATCTCGTCGGCGGGGGAGAAGGAGTTCGACCTCCTGATGAACAAGGCCCGGACGCTCGATTACCGCGACCGCGAGCTGAAGTCCTACCTCGTCCTGATGGATCTCATCCCTGCGCTGGAACGCGGCGACCTCCGGAAAGCCGGCGACGTCA from Methanoculleus chikugoensis encodes the following:
- a CDS encoding glycosyltransferase family 4 protein — encoded protein: MKLNFFVEDMLFFKYIGCATLAKMLYNALTREESCPEIAWNARGRDFDLVHYHTFGPLALTNKKYSLGVKVLTAHSTPRLNTGNVAFSETVNHFYPNIYGSFDHIITISPLCDREVHEIAPDVETTLIPNGVNREKFQPNPEKRAAFREKYGIGEDEWVVLTVAQQTPRKGIYDFLDLSHKHPDTRFVWVGGFPYGRLSQDYSMIEEQKSRSGKNVLFTGFVDDITAAYCSADLFFIPSFAEGLPMVALEAFATGLPVVARRIPEFTGNFRDTALYFDDIEEAGVLLEDRGLLGRHAALSRPFTEEFDIRTIANRHIDLYQKLAG
- a CDS encoding glycosyltransferase; this translates as MISVVVPTYNEEQNIERCLASLADQTVPRDTYEIIVVDGDSKDRTRELAEPLADQVFIQTSKRVGGARNDGAMAAKGDIVATTDADCILPRDWVERIGRNFAERDIVQLYGTVYPIEDSFRNRLSLLGANTFSRLGYHTRTIYFTLGCNTAFDREVFVRAGMYRCIDAGDDLEIAQRMRKLGKVYLDPRLKVGFSMRRYQQFGTLKSLWEWFYIVLRGGEAGGATYSQREYK
- a CDS encoding PaaI family thioesterase; this encodes MKEAAPVPEAYADVVRRSDACPFARRLGMRVTAIEGDRVRVSMPTAGMENGHGTTHGGAIFALADQAFGIAGNLSGEDQIGLSAYIQYLSVPAGATLEAVARKVSETEKTSLYAVEVYSGDRMVASFEGVGFKIGVPAQKE
- the msrA gene encoding peptide-methionine (S)-S-oxide reductase MsrA gives rise to the protein MTPEKNLELATFGAGCFWGVEEAFRRVPGVVDTAVGFMGGTAENPTYPEVCTGRTGHAEVVQVTYDPEKVSYRMLLDTFWDAHDPTTPNRQGPDIGTQYRSVIFYHTPEQEAEARASKEEMERSERFRRPIVTAIEPAGTFWRAEEYHQQYFAKRGGGQCQTVW
- a CDS encoding ferredoxin domain-containing protein; its protein translation is MVVESDAVEIVARLMALSARTAPKARGSDVIKTMIVTGREKEQLAGAMREYGEKHDAGFFIRDAGNVAASDACLLIGSLFADAVGLDCGGCGYATCAEMLDAQRGTTPPATPFRGPNCIVRMADLGIAVGSAAKTASIHNVDNRVMYTVGVGALSLGWLDGCGVAYGIPLRASGKDIFFDRTR
- a CDS encoding GHMP kinase; translation: MPVMKIRGGDLDLVEYEFTSFSPGENIRPCGLKKDYPLAPVSGTVVARAPARIHLTVLDMNRFSPDRPGGGGIGFAIGVYCTAEVECTPSGLEIDYTREPILRHFAEAFRQVVGYTGGFKIRARDHQYEHVGLGSTSTILIAAANALNAAVGSPLTSDQLRLLLGCNFVEETVAGNVAFGFETGVGPAASSHGGMVVMGDDLALIYRHAFAEGKNVYIAIPSSDISSAGEKEFDLLMNKARTLDYRDRELKSYLVLMDLIPALERGDLRKAGDVIWEIEFRGSKRAEVEHHGFEIYRYMAALRDAGLEFVGMSSVGPSIAVITDRPEEEVAGILEKAGLRVAIATTVDNEGLKIRVEERV